In Candidatus Blochmannia vicinus, one DNA window encodes the following:
- the erpA gene encoding iron-sulfur cluster insertion protein ErpA gives MNSNATFPVQLTDFAANKIRFLIKNKTTNNSNLKLRVYIIGGGCSGFQYGFTLDEKRSSDDYVIENNGITVVIDPVSLQYLFGGIIDYYEGLEGSRFVVINPNAKTTCSCGASFST, from the coding sequence ATGAACAGTAATGCAACATTTCCTGTACAATTAACTGATTTTGCAGCTAACAAGATAAGGTTTTTAATTAAAAATAAAACAACAAATAATTCAAATTTAAAATTACGCGTGTATATTATAGGAGGAGGTTGTAGTGGATTTCAATATGGATTTACTTTAGATGAAAAAAGATCTAGTGATGATTATGTTATAGAAAACAATGGTATTACTGTAGTGATCGATCCTGTAAGTTTGCAGTATTTATTTGGAGGTATTATAGATTATTATGAAGGGCTAGAAGGGTCTAGATTTGTTGTAATTAATCCAAACGCTAAAACTACTTGCAGTTGTGGCGCATCGTTTAGTACATGA
- the aceE gene encoding pyruvate dehydrogenase (acetyl-transferring), homodimeric type, with translation MLECLSNDVDPIETQDWLQSISSVIQKEGVKRAQFLINQIVHEARSNGVVTSNNEIITNDYINTIPVQDEPEYPGNLEIEQHICAVIRWNAIMMVLHASKKNLDLGGHIASFQSSATLYEVCFNHFFRGRNKHDGGDLVYFQGHISPGIYARAFLEGRLHEDQINNFRQEIKNLGLPSYPHPKLMPEFWQFPTVSMGLTPISAIYQAKFLKYLNNRNLKDTTSQTVYAFLGDGEMDEPESKGVLNIAAREKLDNLIFIINCNLQRLDGPVIGNGKIINDLENIFKGSGWEVIKVIWGSKWDSLLHKDTSGKLIKLMNETVDGDYQTFKSKDGAYVRKHFFGKYPETNALVDDMSDSEIWALDRGGHDPKKVFAALEKAKNSSGKPVVILAHTIKGYGMGSSAEGMNIAHQIKKININGIRHFRDRFNLNLIKDDQIESLPYLTFKKGSKEYIYLHEQRKKLFGYIPNRLQYSTYSLELPTLKHFYPLLIQQNKDISTTLAFVRVFNILLKYEPIKHRLVPIIADEARTFGMEGLFRQIGIYSSMGQQYTPQDHDILAYYREDKQGQILQEGINELGAAASWLAAATSYSTNDFPMVPFYIYYSMFGFQRIGDFFWAAADQQARGFLIGGTSGRTTLNGEGLQHADGHSHIQSLTIPNCISYDPAYAYEIAVIIQDGLVRMYGNNPENIYYYITTLNEKYHMPAMPTGVEEGIRKGIYKLESLSGKNGKIQLMGSGAILRLVREAAKILSQEYNVSSDVYSVTSFTELARDGQDCERWNMLHPMDIPKIPYITTVLNNVPTIAATDYMKLFAEQIRCFVPSNHFFVLGTDGFGRSDSRENLRHHFEVDTGYVVTAALAQLVKNGHIHASIVLNAIKIYDIDPDKINPRLI, from the coding sequence ATGTTAGAATGTTTATCTAATGATGTGGATCCAATAGAAACACAAGATTGGTTACAATCTATTTCTTCAGTTATTCAAAAAGAAGGTGTTAAACGAGCTCAATTTTTAATAAATCAAATTGTACATGAAGCTCGTAGTAACGGTGTTGTTACTTCTAATAATGAAATAATAACAAATGATTATATAAATACTATTCCGGTACAAGATGAACCAGAATATCCTGGAAATTTAGAAATAGAGCAACATATATGTGCTGTTATTCGTTGGAACGCTATTATGATGGTATTGCATGCATCAAAAAAAAATTTAGATTTAGGAGGACATATCGCCTCTTTTCAATCTTCAGCTACGTTATACGAAGTGTGTTTTAATCATTTTTTCCGCGGACGTAATAAGCATGATGGAGGTGATTTAGTATATTTTCAAGGTCATATTTCACCTGGAATATATGCTCGGGCTTTTCTTGAAGGACGATTACATGAGGATCAAATAAACAATTTTCGCCAAGAAATAAAAAATCTGGGGCTTCCTTCGTATCCCCATCCAAAATTAATGCCGGAATTTTGGCAATTTCCTACAGTTTCTATGGGACTTACTCCAATTAGCGCAATTTATCAAGCAAAATTTTTAAAATATTTAAATAATAGAAATTTAAAAGATACTACTTCACAAACAGTATATGCTTTTTTAGGAGATGGAGAAATGGATGAACCTGAATCTAAAGGAGTTCTAAATATTGCTGCTAGAGAAAAATTGGATAATTTAATTTTTATTATTAATTGTAATTTACAGCGATTAGATGGTCCAGTAATAGGCAATGGAAAAATTATCAATGATTTAGAAAATATATTTAAAGGATCAGGTTGGGAAGTAATTAAAGTTATTTGGGGAAGTAAATGGGATTCTTTGTTACATAAGGATACTAGCGGTAAGCTCATTAAACTCATGAATGAAACCGTTGATGGAGACTATCAAACATTTAAATCTAAAGATGGCGCATATGTACGTAAACATTTTTTTGGCAAATATCCAGAAACTAACGCATTAGTGGATGATATGAGCGATTCTGAAATTTGGGCATTAGATCGTGGTGGACACGATCCTAAAAAAGTATTTGCTGCCTTAGAAAAAGCTAAAAATAGCTCTGGAAAACCTGTCGTAATATTAGCACATACTATTAAAGGTTATGGAATGGGTTCTAGCGCTGAAGGAATGAATATTGCACATCAAATTAAAAAAATTAATATAAACGGAATCCGTCATTTTAGAGATAGATTTAACCTTAATCTTATCAAAGATGACCAAATTGAATCTTTGCCTTATTTAACGTTTAAAAAGGGTTCTAAGGAATATATATATTTACATGAACAACGCAAAAAATTATTCGGATACATTCCAAACAGATTGCAATACTCTACTTATTCATTAGAACTTCCAACATTAAAACATTTTTATCCTTTGTTAATCCAGCAAAATAAAGATATTTCTACTACTCTTGCATTTGTACGTGTCTTCAATATACTATTGAAGTATGAACCAATAAAGCATAGGCTAGTGCCTATTATTGCTGATGAGGCTAGAACCTTTGGGATGGAGGGGTTATTTCGTCAAATAGGTATTTATAGTTCTATGGGGCAACAATATACCCCTCAAGATCATGATATACTTGCATACTATCGTGAAGATAAACAAGGACAAATTTTACAAGAGGGCATTAATGAATTGGGTGCAGCAGCTTCTTGGTTGGCTGCTGCTACTTCATATAGTACTAATGATTTTCCTATGGTTCCATTTTATATTTATTATTCAATGTTTGGTTTTCAAAGAATTGGAGATTTTTTCTGGGCTGCTGCTGATCAACAAGCCCGCGGATTTTTAATTGGGGGCACATCTGGTCGAACTACCTTAAACGGAGAAGGATTACAACATGCTGATGGCCATAGTCATATTCAGTCATTAACAATTCCTAATTGTATTTCTTATGATCCAGCATATGCATACGAAATTGCTGTAATTATACAAGATGGGTTAGTACGTATGTATGGAAATAACCCAGAAAATATATATTATTATATTACTACATTAAATGAAAAATATCATATGCCAGCAATGCCAACAGGAGTTGAAGAAGGAATTCGGAAAGGAATTTATAAATTAGAATCTTTATCTGGAAAAAATGGAAAAATTCAGTTAATGGGATCTGGTGCTATCTTACGTCTTGTGCGTGAAGCAGCTAAAATTTTGTCTCAAGAATATAATGTAAGCTCTGATGTATACAGTGTTACTTCTTTTACTGAATTAGCAAGAGATGGGCAAGACTGTGAACGTTGGAATATGTTACATCCTATGGATATACCCAAAATACCATATATTACTACCGTATTAAATAATGTTCCTACTATAGCAGCTACTGATTATATGAAGTTATTTGCAGAACAAATTAGGTGTTTTGTTCCAAGTAATCATTTTTTTGTTTTAGGTACAGATGGATTCGGTCGTTCTGATAGTCGAGAAAATTTAAGACATCATTTTGAAGTAGATACAGGTTATGTAGTTACAGCAGCATTAGCTCAATTAGTAAAAAATGGCCATATTCATGCCAGCATTGTTCTAAATGCTATCAAAATATATGATATTGATCCTGATAAAATTAATCCACGTCTAATATAG